From Lycium ferocissimum isolate CSIRO_LF1 chromosome 12, AGI_CSIRO_Lferr_CH_V1, whole genome shotgun sequence, one genomic window encodes:
- the LOC132040273 gene encoding uncharacterized protein LOC132040273 isoform X1: MFRRKTHSHCDQEAGEDQPHKVKELRTSLASLSGRSLQYCNDACLRRYLEARNWNVDKSKKMLEDSLKWRSSFKPEEIRWHEVAVEGETGKAFRANFRDRDGRTVLILRPGMQNTTSLDNQMRHLVYLIENAILNLPQGQEQMSWLIDFTGWSLTNNVPIKSARETVNILQNHYPERLAIAFLYNPPRIFEAFWKIVKYFLDPKTMQKVKFVYPKNKDSVELMRSYFDMDNLPTEFGGKANLKYDHEEFSRQMAQDDVKVAKFWSFDKHHTETNGYSAAEATPKTECLAQPVVV; the protein is encoded by the exons ATGTTCCGCCGCAAGACCCATTCCCATTGTGATCAGGAGGCGGGTGAGGATCAACCGCACAAG GTTAAGGAGCTTAGAACTTCCTTGGCGTCACTATCAGGACGCAGCTTACAGTACTGCAATGATGCATGTTTAAGGAGATACCTCGAAGCGCGAAACTGGAACGTTGATAAATCAAAGAAGATGTTGGAAGACTCCTTAAAATGGAGGTCAAGTTTCAAGCCTGAAGAGATCCGTTGG CATGAAGTTGCAGTTGAAGGTGAGACCGGGAAGGCTTTTAGAGCAAATTTCCGTGACCGCGATGGCAGGACCGTTCTTATCTTGAGACCAGGAATGCAG AACACGACATCACTAGACAACCAGATGAGGCATTTGGTGTATCTGATAGAGAATGCAATTCTTAATCTTCCACAAGGCCAAGAGCAAATGTCATGGTTGATAGACTTCACAGGATGGTCTTTAACCAATAATGTTCCCATCAAATCTGCTCGTGAGACGGTCAATATTTTGCAGAATCACTATCCTGAAAGACTTGCTATAGCATTTCTGTACAACCCTCCGCGAATTTTTGAAGCATTTTGGAAG ATAGTCAAATATTTTCTGGACCCCAAAACAATGCAGAAGGTCAAATTTGTTTATCCAAAGAACAAGGACAGTGTAGAACTGATGAGGTCATACTTTGACATGGATAATTTACCAactgaatttggaggaaaagcaAATTTAAAATATGATCATGAGGAATTCTCAAGGCAAATGGCTCAAGATGATGTGAAAGTTGCCAAGTTTTGGAGTTTTGACAAACACCACACTGAAACTAATGGCTATTCTGCAGCAGAAGCTACTCCAAAAACTGAATGTCTTGCTCAACCAGTCGTAGTATAG
- the LOC132040273 gene encoding phosphatidylinositol transfer protein PDR16-like isoform X2 — MLEDSLKWRSSFKPEEIRWHEVAVEGETGKAFRANFRDRDGRTVLILRPGMQNTTSLDNQMRHLVYLIENAILNLPQGQEQMSWLIDFTGWSLTNNVPIKSARETVNILQNHYPERLAIAFLYNPPRIFEAFWKIVKYFLDPKTMQKVKFVYPKNKDSVELMRSYFDMDNLPTEFGGKANLKYDHEEFSRQMAQDDVKVAKFWSFDKHHTETNGYSAAEATPKTECLAQPVVV; from the exons ATGTTGGAAGACTCCTTAAAATGGAGGTCAAGTTTCAAGCCTGAAGAGATCCGTTGG CATGAAGTTGCAGTTGAAGGTGAGACCGGGAAGGCTTTTAGAGCAAATTTCCGTGACCGCGATGGCAGGACCGTTCTTATCTTGAGACCAGGAATGCAG AACACGACATCACTAGACAACCAGATGAGGCATTTGGTGTATCTGATAGAGAATGCAATTCTTAATCTTCCACAAGGCCAAGAGCAAATGTCATGGTTGATAGACTTCACAGGATGGTCTTTAACCAATAATGTTCCCATCAAATCTGCTCGTGAGACGGTCAATATTTTGCAGAATCACTATCCTGAAAGACTTGCTATAGCATTTCTGTACAACCCTCCGCGAATTTTTGAAGCATTTTGGAAG ATAGTCAAATATTTTCTGGACCCCAAAACAATGCAGAAGGTCAAATTTGTTTATCCAAAGAACAAGGACAGTGTAGAACTGATGAGGTCATACTTTGACATGGATAATTTACCAactgaatttggaggaaaagcaAATTTAAAATATGATCATGAGGAATTCTCAAGGCAAATGGCTCAAGATGATGTGAAAGTTGCCAAGTTTTGGAGTTTTGACAAACACCACACTGAAACTAATGGCTATTCTGCAGCAGAAGCTACTCCAAAAACTGAATGTCTTGCTCAACCAGTCGTAGTATAG